One segment of Nostoc sp. UHCC 0302 DNA contains the following:
- a CDS encoding helix-turn-helix transcriptional regulator: MISQEEQPEVTMIPLTEVGSIKWTDARGQKMRELRGDIPLMALAKRLTEFEVDISRQYLNRIETNTEVKNVSPELITALCQVFGCTLAELLCLKSTKIVQLGIDNCN; the protein is encoded by the coding sequence ATGATTAGTCAAGAAGAACAGCCAGAGGTCACAATGATACCGCTAACAGAAGTAGGATCTATTAAATGGACAGATGCACGTGGGCAGAAAATGCGTGAGTTGCGTGGCGATATACCGTTAATGGCTTTAGCCAAAAGGCTTACTGAATTTGAAGTAGATATTTCTCGCCAGTACTTGAACAGGATAGAAACAAATACAGAGGTCAAAAACGTTTCCCCAGAACTCATTACTGCTTTGTGTCAAGTATTTGGCTGTACTTTAGCCGAATTACTATGTTTGAAATCAACCAAGATTGTGCAACTAGGGATTGACAACTGTAACTAA